Genomic window (Chloroflexota bacterium):
GAGGATCTCTGGTCACGTTTACAGGAGGCGCTGCTGTCGGCTTGGCCTCTTCTTGTGGTCGCCCAAATAGGGCGGCAAGGAACCTGCGCCCTTTAGGGGCCTTTTCTTGGGGAGCTCCTTTTGTGGGCTCAGGTGAGATAGCCGGTTCACTAGGAGCCAACGTTTCGGCAGCATGCACCCCCTGCAAACGTGACCAGAGATCCTCGAGGAAATGTTTATATGTCGCTTCTAACTCGCTGACCTTGGCCCTGCTCTCAGCGAGCTCTCGTTCGGCCTCGGCACGCTGTTGGTTCACTTCGGTAATGATCTGGCGTGCCTCCTCCACTGCTCTCCTTTTGATTTCCTCGGCAGCCTGCTGAGCAGCGCTGACGATCTGGTTATATATGGTCTCAGCTCGCTTTATGGCATCAGCCTCGACTTCAGCGCGGTATCTTTCTGCCGCAGCCCGAATCTCCTGGCCCTCCTTCAGGGCTAGCTGGAAAACCTCCGTGGCCGACCCAACCTGGCTTTCTGTTGTGGTCGCCTTCTGTGCTCCCGCTGTCGCCTCTGTGGATCCGTCCATGCCCTTCTCCTTTTAATTCTTTGCCCCTAGCGATCTTAATTATAACACGATTGCTCTGCTGGAAAAAAGATTTTTTTGGGGAGATGATAACGGCGCAGAGGGCGTTTATCTGAGGTAAGGTAGGGAGATTTTTGAATAACTAAAAAAGGGCCACGTCTTCTGACATGGCCCTGAACACACGCTCTTATCAGGACATCCACCCCACTGACCGTTCCGGTCAGCCCTCCCTGCCCCAAACGCTATGGGCAGGTTTCTTCGCCTGGGGTGTAGCCTGAGGTTGCCCTGCCCTGCACCACGTGCAGGGCTTTACTTGTCGACTTGCCACACTCCATAGAGAATTTGCGCCATGGTCAGCGAACCTCCCATAACCTGAAGCTCAATGCCCTGAACCGGACGCACTTTAATTATAACACTATCCTACCTATTGTCAACAGGCAGGCGGGCGGTGGTTCACGTAATGTTATCATTACCCAAATAACCCCATCAAACCACGGGGCATCTTACCTTCAGACATCATTCTCATCATCTTCTGCATCTGGCGAAACTGACTGAGCAACTGATTGACCTCATGAGGCATTGTACCGCTGCCCCGCGCGATACGGCGGCGGCGACTGCCGTCGATGATGCTTGGATCGCGTCGTTCCGCCGGGGTCATCGAATAAATAATGGCCTCGATCCGCTTGATTTGCCGATCATCAAAGGTCTCGACTGGTAGCTGGTGACGAAGTCCACCAAAGCCGGGGATCATCTCTACCAGTTGACTCAAGGGACCCATCTTTTTCATCTGCTGTAACTGCGCCAGGAAATCCTCCAGGTCGAAGGTGGCGGTACGCAGCTTCTTTTCTAGGACAGCGGTCTGCTCTCGATCGAAGGTGGTCTGGGCTTTCTCAATGAGGCTTAAAATATCGCCCATTCCCAGGATACGCGAGGCCAGGCGATCGGGGTAGAATGGTTCTAAAGCCTCCAGCTTCTCACCGGTGCCAATGTACTTGATTGGCACCCCGGTCACAGCGCGGATAGAGAGGGCTGCCCCGCCTCGTGCATCCCCATCCAATTTCGTCAGGATGAGCCCCGTCAGCCCGACGCGCTGGTTGAACTCCTCGGCCACGCGCACGGCGTCCTGTCCGGTCATCGCATCAACTATCAGGAGGACCTCCGCGGGGCCAATTCGCTGCTTGATCCGAACCAGCTCCTCCATCATCTGGTCATCTATATGCAGACGTCCCGCTGTATCCAGGATGACCACGCTAACGGCCGTCTCCTTGGCCTTCTTGACTGCCCTGGCGCAGATATCGGGTGGTGGGCCTATACCCTCGTTGTAGACGGGTATATTCAGCTGGCGCCCCAAGGTTACCAGCTGCTGGATCGCCGCCGGACGGCGCACGTCGGCGGCTACCAAGAGTGGCCGTTGACCCTGACGTTGTAGCTGTAGGGCCAACTTGGCTGCTGTCGTGGTCTTGCCCGACCCCTGTAATCCCACCAGCATGACGGTGAGCGGTGGAGGTCTGTCGAGGCTGAGTCGGCTGGGCTCACCCAGCATGTTGATCAGTTCTTCGTGCACAATCTTGATTACCTGTTGAGCCGGACTGAGGCTCTGCATCACCTCGGCCCCGACGGCCCGTTCGCGCACGTGAGTGACAAACTGTTTAACTACACGGAAGTTAACGTCGGCCTCGAGTAGGGCCAGGCGGATCTCGCGTAGGGCCTCATCAACGTCCCTCTCCGTCAGTAACCCTCGACCGCGCAGGCGCTTGAAGATAGCTTGTAGTCTATCGGTTAGATTTTCGAACAAAGCGATCCCACCTCGATCTAAGTATACATGAAGCTTCGCCTTTGTGCTATTTGGCCCATAGCCCTCCTGGTTGGATCCTCTTGTTCAACCAGGCCAAAAAGCCATAGACAAAGGGCATTGCGGCGGCATTGAGCAGGGCCGAGGGCAGGATCACCGGCGTGAATAAGCCTGGCCAATCTACGGGCCAGCCAAGAAGCTGTAATAATCCCAGCATAATGAGGTCGAAGATAATTGTGGCTGTGGGAGCAGTGAGCAGAGGCAATATCATGTAGGTTTGGAAAAGTTCGGGCCTGACCGCGCCGGACAGTAAACCGATTAGAGACATAGCAGTTAGAGTCGTGCCGAAGGGTACTGCGGAGAGAAAGTCAAGCATTGCTCCCCCGATAAGCCCCCAAACGAGGCCCTCCTCTCTCCCCCTCAAGCTGCCCCAGCCCACGACCAGCAATAAGACGAGATCCACCTTCACTCCGGCTAAAGACAATTGGGGAAGGACGGTTGACTGTAATAATGCTCCAAGCAAAAGGATAACCAGTGTGAGATAAAGATTGATCTGACAGCCCTCTTCAATCGAGCTTCAGGGGTACAAAGTTTGTAATGACCAGAACAGTCTGCCCCTGTAACCCTTTGAGATCAACAGCAGGCTCAACGCTCGCCTGCTGAAACATAGCGGTGTCTTTCTTGGTGACGTCAGTCACGTAGCCGACGAGGATACCTGCCGGGAAGACCCCACCGACGCCAGAAGTTATCACCTTATCTCCAGTTTTTATCGGGAGGCGTTGATCGATGTACTTCATCGTCAATAGAGGAGTTCCCTGTCCATCAACCACCCCGTTGGCACGGGAGCTCTGAATTATAGCGCTGACGGAGCTGCTCACATCACTGATGAGGAGCACCTTGGCCGTGACGGGACTGAGGCGGACGACCCTTCCCACTAAACCGCGGGTAGTCATAACGGTCATGCCTATCTGTATCCCATCATTTGCGCCTCGGTTGATGATCACTGATCGGACCAGGTTACTGGCATCCTGTCCGATGACC
Coding sequences:
- the mreD gene encoding rod shape-determining protein MreD, whose product is MLGALLQSTVLPQLSLAGVKVDLVLLLVVGWGSLRGREEGLVWGLIGGAMLDFLSAVPFGTTLTAMSLIGLLSGAVRPELFQTYMILPLLTAPTATIIFDLIMLGLLQLLGWPVDWPGLFTPVILPSALLNAAAMPFVYGFLAWLNKRIQPGGLWAK
- the mreC gene encoding rod shape-determining protein MreC: MRSVLYYLGFVLAIGLIAIRLIAPLHLVEDLAARGIAPLQWATTTAIEPVANLLQAIQTIGELRRENERLRQTVDRLTQENVRLSELERENAQLREQLNLKRAQPGYQWIPAEVIGQDASNLVRSVIINRGANDGIQIGMTVMTTRGLVGRVVRLSPVTAKVLLISDVSSSVSAIIQSSRANGVVDGQGTPLLTMKYIDQRLPIKTGDKVITSGVGGVFPAGILVGYVTDVTKKDTAMFQQASVEPAVDLKGLQGQTVLVITNFVPLKLD
- the ffh gene encoding signal recognition particle protein, with the translated sequence MFENLTDRLQAIFKRLRGRGLLTERDVDEALREIRLALLEADVNFRVVKQFVTHVRERAVGAEVMQSLSPAQQVIKIVHEELINMLGEPSRLSLDRPPPLTVMLVGLQGSGKTTTAAKLALQLQRQGQRPLLVAADVRRPAAIQQLVTLGRQLNIPVYNEGIGPPPDICARAVKKAKETAVSVVILDTAGRLHIDDQMMEELVRIKQRIGPAEVLLIVDAMTGQDAVRVAEEFNQRVGLTGLILTKLDGDARGGAALSIRAVTGVPIKYIGTGEKLEALEPFYPDRLASRILGMGDILSLIEKAQTTFDREQTAVLEKKLRTATFDLEDFLAQLQQMKKMGPLSQLVEMIPGFGGLRHQLPVETFDDRQIKRIEAIIYSMTPAERRDPSIIDGSRRRRIARGSGTMPHEVNQLLSQFRQMQKMMRMMSEGKMPRGLMGLFG